cgagaagctacagtctgattcgagcaaaacgggtaagggattcgtggagagggtggttaggttATCTAGGGGTGTTGGTTTCAtggtcatcggcgttgttgccgccggctttcaggcgaaagggtttcagggcggctagggtttcgagggTCATTTGGTTTGTCTCTGAAGGAGACGATGAACTGGGTATGGCTTAGGGAGGTGTGAGGTGAGAGGTTgggcttatatacggaggggggtggtttaatcctggccgttggatcaagcacgatcaacggcctggatcaatttaCTTAaaggaaacggcgtcgtttggtctaAGTGGGGGGTTGGCTGGATCTgggtaacgggtcgggttcgggaatgggtaagggagattgaatctcagccgttggatcgatttaatccaacgaccttgattaagagtgaccaaacgacgtcgcttTAAGACGTCTCTGGCCAGGCCAACTGCACCTGGTCCatgggtgatttgggcctgattttttgcATTGAACTTGTcccaattttcactcttttcttctttttcctttcattttcttttaattccttttcaaataaaaatcctaattaaattataaaattgacaattaactaaaacattaactcttaatactagttatcacacgaaattaaacatcaaataaagataaaatcacacaattcggacattaaatgcaaaaaatgcaaagtacatattttttgtgatttttccattttgtaaaacaaacttgattgtttaattaagtcctaaattgtaaaattaaatcctaaatgcacatacaacacatatttttgaatttttcttaattaaagtagaaataaacatgcacagacaaaatacaaataaatcacaaacaacacaaaaccattttattttgaattttttggagtagttctcatagggcaaaaatcacgtgctcacagcgaatacccattgtgatgtgagattgagcccgaggggctggtattgttctatgtgattgcccgaggggctggtactgttctaagatgttgcccgaggggcggatttgttgatattgtgctcgaggggcgagcctttatgtgtttacttttcataattgactgtcaattacctgcttaatcattgaaaaaggcttttcatgaaactacatttgacttaaagaattttacctatctttcactgatttactgattttaaatggttttactgcttcattatagaatgttttgtgccttatgtgatttcttgctttcactctttatttacatttataagtcactgagttggagtactcactttacttcctgcacctctgtgtgtagattcaggtgttgcgaatcctgccagtgcgagttgagagctcccagcagatatcggagtccacgaggtagctgcttgacatcCGTAGTCCTGTGTCTCTCCCTTTTTATCATTTCCATCTCTTAacagacatttgtaatagtttgtggatttttcagacttgtattaggttttattgatgctcatgactagtgacaccccggtatcaggcTGCGTTGGGTTATCTTCTATGATTTATGCTTTTACCTGcttaaactttggtttatttattcatgttCAAACAGTTTCTTAATTCTTAAttattaataattggaaaatggtaagtgtcggttggccttgtattcacgagaggcgccatcacgaccgggtccgggtttagggttgtgacaaattaataagcaagaaataaatgaataaattagagaataaaataaatcaaaccagTATGCTAGCCAGGTCTCGACCTTGACTCGAGATAGTCTTGTGGTGGAACAATAAGAACAGTAAAAGATAAATCAACTATGATGAACAGTAAGTGAAATAGCAGGAACGTAACGAGTGTATATATTCTTATGAGTGAACAATGATGATTACAAATGAATGGGgtccctctttatatagtagaggagtcctaaataaggtacatttctaattatagtaggaaaCCATATTAACATCTTATTAACCGACGTGGATTGATCCGTTCCGAAATTTATGCAACGATCATCGACCAATCACGAATATCTCACCTTTTCCTTTCTCAAGCTATACCGATGTCACTCGGAGTTTATCTCTTTATGCCCGCGATTGACGTCGACCTTGGTCCGGAAAGAGGCTTCAATTCTGGACTCAACGTCCTAGCTCCTTGATGCGACATTCCCATCTCGAGCAAAGGATGAAATCGAGTATCCTCAATTTCTACTGTATACAGATAATCCCCCTCGTTTCTTAGAGTAcaatgataagaaacgacttgAGCCTCGATTTTCTGGAGACCCAGATAATGATGTCATCCCCGTGATGTAAGCAATTGAGATGACCAAAATGTCATGTCGGTATAGTTCCCCAAACCATTAATGCTTTCCAGTGGACGGTCGGCCACTAGCAGCACTGAACTGTCGCCGTGAATCTATAAATATAGGCTCTTTGGTTAAATCAAAATTTTACTTTCACCTCTACCAAGTTTTCTAAGTTTCTTACTCTCTCCATCTCTTCTCTTTCACCACCCGTTGAGTCAACCTTGTTAGTATCAAGAATACCAAGTTTCACCTCTTTTTGCTTCCTTCTACCTGAATTAATGGCGAAAACCTCCAAAACCATCCCACAAAAGGAAAAGGCTTCTTCATCGTGGCTGGCCGATGATAAAACACGGTGGAGCCACGCATCGAGGAGTGCATTCCGGGGTCGTGCGATCTTACCTCCGATTTCAAGATCGAGAAACCCTCATCTGTCCCTAGCCGATGCGAGCCGATGTCAagatatatatgctcgataactGAGGGTGACCTGAAGCATGTAAAAGAGGATTGCCATTGGGAAGGCAAACATGTGGTGGTCCCGACCCCTGAAGAGGACATCACCACCCACGTGAAAAGTTTcttgagtgtttacacttacccttttacgTTGTGTCCTATTGACCCCGTTATCCTTGATTTCTGTCGCCAATATCGAATAACCTTGGGCTAGGTTCATCCTTCCTTCTGGCGCATTGTTATTTTGCTCTGATTCTTTGTGAGCCAAGTCGAGGTTATGTCTTTTACCCTCAACCATCTTATTAGAATGTACAGCCCCCGTCTCTATCAGGGAGGGTTGATAAGGCTTCAGCGCCGGGCCACCAAGGTGCTGTCCTCGAGCATAGATGAGGACAAAGACCAAGGATGGATGGGCCggtttgtccgagtgaggacttCCGACATAATTCTGACCGAGAAGATGTCGTTCCCTGAAGAGCGGAACATGAAGCGTAAGCACGAATTTGCCTATAACTTCTGTCTACCGATTTGTTTCTTTTGTCTTTTCGCATTGACATCCTTTCCGATGATACAATGGTTGCTTCGGTGCCCGGTGCATTCCCAGACCTTGAAGGCTGGGTTGGGAAGCTATACTCGACTTTTTCATACTCCGAGCGTTGTTGGCGCGATTTGGCCAAGGGCCGATAGGAGGCCAAAAACTACGGTAAGCTTCTCTATCGTGTTTGATGCCTTTCTGTGAAATGTGTCTTTCTTATTTTCACTTGATTTCCTTCTATACAAGTCTCGGGGATGTTGTCGAAATGAGACTAGCCCCGCCTGGGGAGGCGGTGGCCCCGAAACCACCTAAGTATAAGAAGAGGAGAAGGATATTGCCTTCAGATAATACGAAGCCTGAGAAGAGCAAGACCCGTAAGTCATAGAATAACTCCGCCGCTATATCTGCTGACATAGCCCAAAAGCCACGAGATGAAGAAGAGGAGGGGGAAGATGCTCACTGTGAGCTAATGGCTCGAAAGAGGGGTGGCGTGGAAGCTTCAAAAGCAGTCGAGACAGTGATGGTCGAAAAGACTCATCTTCGGACCGAGGAGGTCTTGGAAGATGGTTCGAGCAAAGTCACTGAGTCATCGGGGGCCGAAGATGTCTCCCACCGTGATGAACAACCGGTGAGTGTGCTTGAAGAGTTCGGTTCCAAGTCCCTTCGAAAAAGAGAGAGTGCCCCAAGTGACTTGCTTAGGGCAATCAATATTGACGATTCGCGACCCAACCCCATATTTTTTGAAGGACAATTTCGGGAGGCACGGTCAATGAAGACCCCTGATATGGGAATGGTCTGCAAAGGGGAAGACATATTCTGTAGCTGTCTCGCGGGAGTCGATAACGTTTCCGACCtagatgcaattatcattttttaTGAGGCTCAGCGACTCCTGAACCACGTAAATTTCATCCCCCTTTATTACAtttgcttttatttccttttgtctAAATTCTTTCCTTTCTCCGTAGCCTGTGACGCTTTATTGGGAGGCGTTCACCAAATCTCGAGCTAAGCTGAACCGGTGTGAGGCCAATCTTAAAAGGCTCACGGAGGAGAGAGACGCCCTCAAACGGCTCTATGTGCAAAATGAAGAGGAGATTAAGGACCTCCAAGCTGAATTGGCAACCGCACATAAAAAGCAGACCGATCTCATCGAACAGGTAATGTAAATTTTTAGGAGCTTGACATATCAATTTGATATTGGTGACTAACACTTAGATCCTACAAGTTCAGCAGAAGGTCGAGAAAATTGAGCAGCTTCACGAGGAGTCAGAGATAAAAGAGGCTGAGACTTTGGGGTGGAAGTAGAACATGGACCATCTTGCCTCGGAGAAATATACCGCTCGAGCCCAGCTATCTTCAGTTGAgcgtcaactccaaatcatgaagaAAGAGATCTTGGCTCGAGCCAAGAAAATTGAAGAGCTCGAGGCTCAGCTGGCTGCTAAGCTTGCAAAGGCCGAATCTGTAGCAGAAAAAGCAAGGGCCGATGCGGAGGCAGTCATGGCTGTCTACCGAGCCAACACTGAAGCTGTTAACACTCGAGTGAAGGAAATTTCCGATGCCTCTCAGATTTGATTATCCTGCATTGCTGAGCATGCTAAATGCCAGTCTCGGAGAGAGACTCTCGAGGAGGTTCATGCTCGTGGCTTTGACCTCACGGCTGACATTGAGAACGCAAAAGTGCTAGAGGTCGAGGCCGAAGTTTTGCTCTCTGATGATGATGACTCTAAGAGTATGAGCGGATCCGAGagcggagaagatgaagatgaagctcCCGAGGAAGATTAGGCACTTagaatttttttctctttttttaatttttgtgtaAGGCCCTTGTCGGTGCCTTGTACATATTTTTGTCCATATATATAAAGAAATTTCTCTTTTGAATGCcttctcaaattttgtcttcAATCATGTTTTGTGCCTTGTAAAATTTTAGCACATTTTTATGCTTTAAACAATATGTTCGAGACTTTGGTTTTAAGTGAGTTGATCGAAGCCATAATATTACTCCTTTTATAGTCGGGTTCGAGTAAAACCTAAATGTAGCAAAAGGACCCTTAGGTTTGTTTTGGATGACAACGGACCCTCGATCTGTAGTCGAGTAgatttttattcaaattcgagATAGCGGGACCCTTAGGTTCGAATCGAGTGAGAATGTGTTTGGCCCATAGGCTCTTTGAATTAAGTCGATATGGCCTCTAAAGGATGGCTATCTTTTCCCTCTTTTGGCTCAAAGACTTAGTAAAATTTtcttatgccttagcatgtattttttcTACCTATTGGTTTTTTTTAGGGTTTAGTGTTGATTGAAACCCCTTTGTTTTTTGTGCTTGAGAACAAGTTTGTATTTAAATAATtcgatacctcttaaggttttttgaGGGacgattttatcgaagcccttctATTATTTTGTCGAGAGTAGCCTTTTTAATCAGTTTTTAAAGAATTTGAAGGCCTGTTTTTATTGTGGGGTTCGGATGTCTCCGAGCCGTGTTAGTTTAGCCGTAGCCTTTGGGTGTAATTCTTGGTCTTATTTTCCCAACAACACTTCGAACTTGTTCGAAGTGTTAGTCCCTGAGAACAATGGCCTTGGCCTATAAATCGAgaggtgcctctttgaggtctttaGATAACTTGAACGTGTTGATTTTCAGTGGTAGTCCCTGAGTAGGGGGATTGACCGTTCGAGGTGTATTTATACTTGGCCCTTGAGCCATTTACCGTTCGAGGTGTAATTGTACTTAGCCCTTGAgccatttttcacaaaaatcatAAGCATGGAGCTTGTATAGTTGAAACTTTTCTTTGAGGCACAAGATACTTGATAAGGAaaaatgcttctttgaataatttatacatgcatacatgttttgccATTGGGGCTCGATTAATctacatggacacggttcattcgaccgtttggcccattgcaaagtttttctatCGAGGCCCTTTTGACACGGAGTATTTTCCCTTAAGAATAAATCATCCGAGGGTGATGGCCCCctcccccagtattcgaggttgaatgTTAGGaagcctcggatactgttgaattaTTCCCGGGTAGCACATATAattattgcctcgttaaaaacctcgccggaaaaacccatttgggaaaaAAATCAATCTAAGAGAATAAGAGTGCAATGTGTGCTTTAAAACCTAAAGTCCTCGTGTTAGCATCAAATACAAATGGAAAGGGAGAAACtaataccttagcaataataccgtttgaggagtgatatgttccaattgtttggcaattgttCGCCCTCCATTGTgtcaagtttgtaagatccctttccGATGACACTGAGGACCTGATATGGCTCTTCCCAATTTGGGGCTAGCTTCCCTTCATTCAGGTCTCGAGTATTGTGGATGACTTTCCTTAGAACCAAGTCCCCTATTTTGAAATGTCAAAGATTGGCTCTTCAAATATAATATCTTTCGATTCGTTATTTCTGGGCGGCCATTCGAACGAGGGCGACTTCCCGTTTTTCGTCTAACAATTCGAGGCTTGTgctcatagcctcgtgatttgattcttTCGGTGTGTATCGAAACCTGACGCTTGAGTCCCCAACTTCGATCGGGATCAGAGATTCGGCtccatatactaaggagaatgGCATTGCCCCTGTACTAGATTTTGTCATtgtccgatatgcccaaaggacttcATGCAAAATTTATCTCTATTTCCCCTTAGCGTCGTTCAGCCCtttctttaggttttgaatgatggtcttgttcattgattcggcttgtccgttcccactaggatgatacAACGTTGataatttcctttttattttgtgatccTCTAGAAACTTTATCACTTTATTGTTTTTCATTGTCGCACATGATTTCGGCAAGTATCCCGAATcagcatatgatgtgatcccagatgaagtctataacttctttttctctgactttctcgaagACCTGTGCTTCCACTatttagaaaagtagtcagtcataaacaaatgaatttagctttacctggagccgatggcagagggccgacgatatccatcccccatttcaagAAAGGGCATGGGGATAAGACCGAAAGAAGTTGTTCTCCAGGCCGATGGATCATTGGtgcatacctttggcatttattACATTTTCGAATaaactccttagtgtcttttttAATACTATCCCAATAGTATGTTGCTTTGATGATTTTGTGAACTAGTGATTCGGCACCGAAGTGGTCCCCACAAGTACCTTCATGGACTTCCTGTAGAACATAATTGGTGTCCCTTGGTCCCAAACATACTTCTAATGGTCCGTCGAACGTCCTTCTGTACAATGTTCCATCTACAACCAATGTGAATCGAGCAGCTTTAGGGTCCTATGGGAGCTTTTTGTTTTTCAAGTACTcgatatatttattcctccaatcccaagttaagcttGTGGATTTTATCTCAGCGTGAGCTTCTTCGATCATGGACCTCGAGAGTTGAATGACAGTCCCCGAGCTGATTTTGTCATCCTCGACTGATGACCCCATATTTGCAAGAGCATCGGCTTCACTGTTCTGCTCACGAGGTATGTGCTGCCAGGTCCATTCTTTAAAACGGTGCAAAGTCACATGTTGCTTATCTAAATACCTTTGCATTACATCCTTTCAAACCTCGAAGGTTTTGTTTACTTGTTTACTACCAGCAAAGAATCGCACTTGGCCTCAATGACTTCTACCCCAAAGCTTTTAGCTAggtcgagacctgcaatcatggccttgtactcggcctcattgttagttaacttagaagttttgatagattgtctaattgtGCTGTCCGTGGGCGGCTTCAAAACGATGTCTAGCCTGGATTCTTCACATTCAAAGCACcgtctgtgaaaagggtccacaccACCGAGGACGTACCCGATTTTAACAAAAGTTCCTTCTCGACTTCGGGTACGAAGGATGGCGTGAAATCGACCACGAAATCtgctaaaatttgagacttgatggccattTGGGGTTGATATTCTATATCGTACCCACTGAGCTTGATGGCCCATTTAGACAATCGGCTCGATAGTTTGGGCTTATGTAGAACTTTTTGAAGCGCGTAAGTGGTTAATACACATATGGGGTGACGTTGAAAATACTATTTTAGCTTCCTAGATGCGCTTATTACTGCAAGTGccaatttctctaagtgtggatatctagtttCTGCTTCTCCTAGAGTTCGGATTATATATTAAACAgggaattgtgtaccttgctcttctcgaaccagGACACCACTTAGCGCAATCTCTAAGACTGCCAAGTACAAGTAGAGTTTTTCATCTGCCTTTGGAGTATGAAGCAATGGTGGGCTCGAGAGATATCGCTTCAATTCCTCTAACGCTTGTTGGCATTCAGGGGTCCAGGTGAAATCGTTCTTCTTTTTTAGTAGAGAGAAAAATTTATGACTCTGATCCGACAATCTCGAGATGAATCAGCCTAAGGCAGCTATCCGCCCTGTTAGCCTTTTGATAGCTTTAACTCTTTCCATGACGGGGATGTCTTCGATAGCCTTGATTTTATTGGGGTTGATCTTGATTCCCCgattcgacaccatgaagccaaGGAACCTTCCCGAACTGACCCCAAAAATGCATTTCTCAGGGTTgcgcttcatgttgtattttctcagtATCTtaaatgtttcctgcaaatgtgtcTAATGGTCCTATgcacgcagggacttaactagcatgtcatcaatatatgaTTCCATTGACTTACATATCTGTTCATCGAACATTTTATTTACTAGGTGTTGGTAGGTAGCTCCTACGTTTTTTAGCCCAAAGGGCATTCAAATTATAACAATATATTCTATGTTTGgtgataaatgaagtcttttcttggtcttctgggttcatttgaatttgattgtacccggaataggcatcaagaaaactaaggatctcgtGGACAAGCGTGGCGTccatcatgcgatcgatgttaggcaatggaaaagaatctttgggACATGacttgtttaaatccttataatatACACACATCctaagtttgttcc
This sequence is a window from Nicotiana sylvestris chromosome 3, ASM39365v2, whole genome shotgun sequence. Protein-coding genes within it:
- the LOC138888396 gene encoding uncharacterized protein — encoded protein: MYSPRLYQGGLIRLQRRATKVLSSSIDEDKDQGWMGRFVRVRTSDIILTEKMSFPEERNMKPQKPRDEEEEGEDAHCELMARKRGGVEASKAVETVMVEKTHLRTEEVLEDGSSKVTESSGAEDVSHRDEQPPVTLYWEAFTKSRAKLNRCEANLKRLTEERDALKRLYVQNEEEIKDLQAELATAHKKQTDLIEQILQVQQKVEKIEQLHEESEIKEAETLGWK